A window of Streptomyces sp. SAI-127 contains these coding sequences:
- the efeB gene encoding iron uptake transporter deferrochelatase/peroxidase subunit: MTDAAKDPAPSRRALIGWGGAGLALGAAAAGGAVAMTRTGDDIEPTAAEAGAAVEFHGAHQAGIATPVQDRLHFAAFDVTTEDRAEFVQMLKDWTAAARAMTAGKAVGEGAYGGLAEAPPDDTGEALGLKPSRLTLTIGFGPSLFEKFDLADRRPEALVDLPQFAGDNLDKNRSGGDLCVQACADDPQVAVHAIRNLARIGFGKVVIKWSQLGFGKTSSTTPDAQTPRNLLGFKDGTRNIAGTETDRLKKFVWVDSAKEAKDAPWMNGGSYLVARRIRMHIETWDRTSLQEQEDIIGRDKGEGAPVGKAKERDKPFLPAMKPDAHVRLAHPDSNHGATILRRGYSFTDGTDGLGRLEAGLFFLAYQKDVREGFIRIQRQLATDALNEYIQHVGSAVFAVPPGVRDKDDWWGSTLFSKEG; this comes from the coding sequence ATGACCGACGCAGCAAAGGACCCGGCTCCCTCGCGCCGTGCGCTGATCGGCTGGGGCGGGGCCGGGCTCGCGCTCGGTGCCGCCGCTGCCGGCGGCGCGGTCGCGATGACCCGGACCGGCGACGACATCGAACCGACCGCGGCCGAGGCCGGTGCCGCCGTCGAGTTCCACGGGGCCCACCAGGCGGGCATCGCGACCCCCGTGCAGGACCGGCTGCACTTCGCCGCGTTCGACGTGACGACCGAGGACCGCGCCGAGTTCGTGCAGATGCTCAAGGACTGGACGGCGGCCGCGCGGGCCATGACCGCGGGGAAGGCGGTCGGGGAAGGGGCGTACGGCGGGCTCGCCGAGGCGCCGCCGGACGACACCGGGGAGGCGCTCGGGCTCAAGCCCTCGCGGCTGACGCTGACGATCGGCTTCGGGCCCTCCCTCTTCGAGAAGTTCGACCTGGCCGACCGGCGCCCCGAGGCGCTCGTCGACCTCCCCCAGTTCGCCGGGGACAACCTCGACAAGAACCGCAGCGGCGGCGACCTGTGCGTCCAGGCCTGCGCGGACGACCCGCAGGTCGCCGTGCACGCGATCCGCAACCTCGCCCGGATCGGCTTCGGCAAGGTCGTCATCAAGTGGTCGCAGCTCGGCTTCGGCAAGACGTCCTCGACGACACCCGACGCGCAGACCCCGCGCAACCTGCTGGGTTTCAAGGACGGCACCCGCAACATCGCGGGCACGGAGACGGACCGGCTGAAGAAGTTCGTGTGGGTGGACTCCGCGAAGGAGGCCAAGGACGCCCCGTGGATGAACGGCGGCTCCTATCTCGTGGCCCGTCGTATCCGTATGCACATCGAGACCTGGGACCGCACCTCGCTGCAGGAGCAGGAGGACATCATCGGCCGGGACAAGGGCGAGGGCGCCCCGGTCGGCAAGGCGAAGGAGCGCGACAAGCCGTTCCTGCCGGCGATGAAGCCCGACGCGCACGTCCGGCTCGCGCATCCCGACTCCAACCACGGGGCGACGATCCTGCGCCGCGGCTACTCCTTCACCGACGGCACGGACGGACTCGGCCGGCTGGAGGCGGGCCTGTTCTTCCTCGCCTACCAGAAGGACGTCCGCGAGGGCTTCATCCGGATCCAGCGTCAGCTGGCCACCGACGCGCTCAACGAGTACATCCAGCACGTGGGTTCGGCGGTCTTCGCCGTCCCGCCCGGCGTCCGTGACAAGGACGACTGGTGGGGCAGCACGCTGTTCTCCAAGGAGGGCTGA
- the efeO gene encoding iron uptake system protein EfeO, with the protein MRAARLSVLTFTAVAALTAVTGCTEKGSSGDSDRVIDVTATDSKCEVSKKEFPAGHVELAIENKGSKVTEVYVLFPDDRIVTERENIGPGTKQKVTAEVKAGAYTIACKPGMKGDGIRQEVKATGGTVAKRDPRLDAAVAAYRKYAQEQADATLPLAKTFAAAVKAGDLEAAKKAYAPSRIGWERTEPVAESFGDIDPKVDVRADGLEGGQKWTGWHRLEKSLWQDKKITAEDKTLADQLITDLTDWQNRVGKADITPTSMANGAKELLDEVATGKVTGEEERYSHTDLVDFKANVEGAEKSYALLKPVAQENNAALVTELDKQFAALNTLLDKYRADKTSYDFTSYDKVGDGDRKQLSDGVNALAEPLSKLAAAVVTKSS; encoded by the coding sequence ATGCGTGCCGCCAGACTGTCCGTCCTCACCTTCACCGCCGTGGCGGCCCTGACCGCCGTCACGGGGTGCACGGAGAAGGGAAGCTCGGGCGACAGCGACCGTGTCATCGACGTGACCGCCACCGACAGCAAGTGCGAGGTCTCCAAGAAGGAGTTCCCGGCCGGGCACGTGGAGCTCGCCATCGAGAACAAGGGCTCCAAGGTCACCGAGGTCTACGTCCTGTTCCCGGACGACCGGATCGTCACCGAGCGCGAGAACATCGGCCCCGGCACCAAGCAGAAGGTCACCGCCGAGGTGAAGGCCGGCGCCTACACGATCGCCTGCAAGCCCGGTATGAAGGGCGACGGCATCCGGCAGGAGGTCAAGGCCACCGGCGGGACCGTGGCCAAGCGCGACCCGCGCCTCGACGCGGCGGTCGCCGCGTACCGCAAGTACGCGCAGGAGCAGGCCGACGCCACCCTGCCGCTCGCGAAGACCTTCGCCGCCGCGGTCAAGGCCGGCGACCTCGAGGCCGCCAAGAAGGCCTACGCCCCCTCCCGGATCGGCTGGGAGCGCACCGAGCCGGTCGCCGAGTCCTTCGGGGACATCGACCCGAAGGTCGATGTGCGGGCCGACGGGCTGGAGGGCGGGCAGAAGTGGACCGGCTGGCACCGGCTCGAGAAGTCCCTCTGGCAGGACAAGAAGATCACCGCCGAGGACAAGACCCTCGCCGACCAGCTGATCACCGACCTCACCGACTGGCAGAACCGGGTCGGCAAGGCGGACATCACCCCGACCTCGATGGCCAACGGCGCCAAGGAACTCCTGGACGAGGTCGCCACCGGCAAGGTCACCGGCGAGGAGGAGCGCTACTCGCACACCGACCTCGTCGACTTCAAGGCCAACGTCGAGGGCGCCGAGAAGTCGTACGCGCTGCTGAAGCCGGTCGCCCAGGAGAACAACGCGGCCCTGGTCACCGAGCTCGACAAGCAGTTCGCCGCGCTGAACACGCTGCTGGACAAGTACCGCGCCGACAAGACGTCCTACGACTTCACCTCGTACGACAAGGTCGGTGACGGCGATCGCAAGCAGCTGTCCGACGGTGTGAACGCGCTCGCGGAGCCGCTGTCCAAGCTCGCCGCAGCCGTCGTCACCAAGTCTTCCTGA
- a CDS encoding PhzF family phenazine biosynthesis protein translates to MSDYDVLRVFCAPNGGYGNELGVVREGSVMPDRDERQAFAAKLGFSETVFVDDPERGVIDIYTPSVRLAFAGYPCVGAAWLLDVPELVTPAGVVGTRLDGEFSWIEARAEWAAPRAFRQYGTAAEVDDLAVPAAGEWIYAWAWEDEAAGRIRARGFPGRGDGVEEDEATGAAALQLTAELGRALNIVQGAGSQILTAPQPGGWVEVGGRVFLER, encoded by the coding sequence GTGAGTGACTACGACGTGCTGCGCGTCTTCTGCGCGCCGAACGGCGGCTACGGCAATGAGCTGGGCGTCGTCCGTGAGGGGTCCGTGATGCCGGACCGGGACGAGCGGCAGGCGTTCGCCGCCAAGCTCGGGTTCAGCGAGACCGTTTTCGTCGATGATCCCGAGCGAGGGGTCATCGACATCTACACGCCCTCCGTGCGGCTGGCCTTCGCCGGATACCCCTGCGTCGGGGCGGCCTGGTTGCTCGACGTGCCCGAACTCGTCACGCCCGCCGGGGTCGTCGGCACCCGGCTCGACGGGGAGTTCAGCTGGATCGAGGCGCGGGCCGAATGGGCGGCGCCGCGCGCCTTCCGCCAGTACGGCACCGCAGCCGAGGTGGACGATCTTGCCGTTCCGGCGGCAGGGGAGTGGATCTACGCCTGGGCGTGGGAGGACGAGGCCGCCGGACGGATCCGGGCCCGTGGATTCCCCGGCCGGGGCGACGGTGTCGAGGAGGACGAGGCCACCGGAGCCGCGGCTCTCCAGCTCACCGCCGAACTGGGCCGGGCCCTGAACATCGTCCAGGGCGCCGGCTCCCAGATCCTCACGGCTCCGCAGCCGGGGGGATGGGTGGAAGTGGGAGGCCGGGTCTTCCTGGAGCGCTGA
- a CDS encoding biliverdin-producing heme oxygenase has translation MDSFSTLIRTASHEQHVEAETSTFMSDLLGGRLGVDAYARYTEQLWFAYEALETGAEKLASDPVAGAFIRPELFRLRALERDLTHLRGPEWRSGLSALTATQVYADRVRACAESWPAGYIAHHYTRYLGDLSGGQIIRDKAEKTWGFEKKGDGVRFYVFEEISNPAAFKRGYRELLDAVDADDLEKQRIVAECKRAFALNTGVFRALGEEFPLSA, from the coding sequence ATGGACTCGTTCTCGACACTCATCCGCACCGCGTCCCACGAGCAGCACGTGGAGGCGGAGACCTCGACGTTCATGAGCGACCTGCTCGGCGGCCGGCTCGGCGTCGACGCGTACGCGCGCTACACCGAGCAACTGTGGTTCGCCTACGAGGCGTTGGAGACGGGGGCCGAGAAGCTGGCGTCGGACCCGGTGGCGGGCGCCTTCATACGGCCCGAGCTGTTCCGGCTGCGGGCGCTGGAGCGGGACCTGACGCATCTGAGGGGCCCGGAGTGGCGGTCCGGTCTGTCCGCGCTGACCGCCACGCAGGTGTACGCGGACCGGGTGCGCGCCTGTGCGGAGTCCTGGCCGGCCGGATACATCGCGCACCACTACACGCGCTACCTGGGCGATCTCTCCGGCGGCCAGATCATCCGCGACAAGGCGGAGAAGACCTGGGGCTTCGAGAAGAAGGGCGACGGGGTGCGCTTCTACGTCTTCGAGGAGATCTCCAACCCCGCCGCCTTCAAGCGGGGTTACCGGGAGCTGCTGGACGCGGTGGACGCGGACGATCTGGAGAAGCAGCGGATCGTGGCGGAGTGCAAGAGGGCGTTCGCGCTGAACACCGGGGTGTTCCGGGCCCTGGGCGAGGAGTTCCCCCTGTCGGCGTGA
- the map gene encoding type I methionyl aminopeptidase yields MSGQSLLVPGELSPIRSVPGNIRRPEYVGKPAPTPYKGPEVQTPETVEAMRVAGRIAARAMEEAAKLIAPGVTTDALDKVAHEYMCDHGAYPSTLGYRGFPKSLCTSLNEVICHGIPDSTVLRDGDIINLDVTAYIGGVHGDNNATYLVGDVDEESRLLVERTRESLARAIKAVRPGRQINIIGRVIESYAKRFGYGVVRDFTGHGINSSFHSGLIIPHYDSPHATTVIQPGMTFTIEPMLTLGTHEYDMWDDGWTVVTKDRKRTAQFEHTLVVTETGAEILTLP; encoded by the coding sequence ATGTCTGGCCAGTCGCTGCTCGTGCCCGGGGAACTCTCCCCCATCCGTTCCGTGCCCGGAAACATCCGTCGCCCCGAGTACGTCGGCAAGCCCGCGCCGACGCCGTACAAGGGTCCGGAGGTGCAGACTCCGGAGACCGTCGAGGCGATGCGGGTCGCCGGCCGTATCGCGGCCCGGGCGATGGAAGAGGCGGCGAAGCTGATCGCCCCCGGGGTGACCACCGACGCACTGGACAAGGTGGCGCACGAGTACATGTGCGACCACGGCGCCTACCCGTCGACGCTCGGCTACCGGGGCTTCCCGAAGTCCCTGTGCACCAGCCTCAACGAGGTGATCTGCCACGGCATTCCGGACTCCACCGTGCTCCGGGACGGCGACATCATCAACCTCGACGTGACGGCGTACATCGGCGGGGTGCACGGCGACAACAACGCGACGTACCTGGTGGGTGACGTCGACGAGGAGAGCCGGCTGCTGGTCGAGCGCACCCGGGAGTCCCTGGCCCGCGCGATCAAGGCGGTCAGGCCGGGCCGTCAGATCAACATCATCGGCCGGGTCATCGAGTCGTACGCCAAGCGCTTCGGCTACGGAGTCGTCCGTGACTTCACGGGCCACGGCATCAACTCCTCCTTCCACAGCGGCCTGATCATCCCGCACTACGACAGCCCGCACGCGACGACGGTCATCCAGCCCGGCATGACGTTCACGATCGAGCCGATGCTGACGCTCGGGACGCACGAGTACGACATGTGGGACGACGGGTGGACGGTCGTCACGAAGGACCGGAAGCGGACGGCGCAGTTCGAGCACACGCTGGTGGTGACGGAGACGGGGGCGGAGATCCTGACGCTGCCGTAG
- a CDS encoding MFS transporter, with protein MLPDLAPWRASRDFRRLWYAGLISNFGSFLTFVALPVQLKDLTGSAAAVGAIGAVELIPLLVFGLYGGALADAWDKRKLIVWTEAGQGLLSVALLLNALLPHPAVWPLYVVAALSSALVSVQRPALDSLWPRIVAHDHLPAAASLNSFRWTVGGVAGPALAGVVVAYAGLGWAYGADLLTFAVSVVLVVRIAASPASHEAAKPSLKAIAEGARYAWGRKELLGTYAVDLAAMFLAMPLALLPFLADELDADWSLGLMYASVPLGALLVSLVSGWTARIHRHGRMVVLSAALWGLAIAAAGIMSNVWLVLLFLTVAGGCDMVSGIFRGIMWNQTIPDELRGRLAGIELLSYSVGPTLGQVRSGGFAAWWGVRTSVWSGGVLCAGAVGLLALCLPKLMTYDARTDKHAAQVRDQRAAAQV; from the coding sequence ATGCTCCCCGACCTCGCCCCCTGGCGGGCCTCCCGGGACTTCCGGCGGCTGTGGTACGCGGGGCTGATCTCGAACTTCGGCAGCTTCCTGACCTTCGTGGCGCTGCCGGTGCAGCTGAAGGACCTGACCGGTTCGGCCGCGGCGGTGGGCGCGATCGGGGCCGTGGAGCTGATCCCGCTCCTCGTCTTCGGGCTGTACGGCGGGGCGCTCGCGGACGCGTGGGACAAGCGGAAGCTGATCGTGTGGACCGAGGCCGGGCAGGGCCTGCTGAGCGTGGCCCTGCTGCTCAACGCCCTGCTCCCGCACCCCGCCGTCTGGCCGCTGTACGTCGTCGCCGCGCTGTCCTCCGCCCTGGTCTCGGTGCAGCGCCCCGCGCTCGACTCCCTCTGGCCCCGGATCGTGGCCCACGACCACCTCCCGGCGGCGGCCTCGCTGAACTCCTTCCGCTGGACGGTCGGCGGGGTCGCGGGCCCGGCGCTGGCGGGCGTGGTGGTGGCCTATGCGGGCCTCGGCTGGGCATACGGCGCGGACCTGCTGACCTTCGCCGTGTCCGTCGTCCTCGTCGTACGGATCGCGGCCTCCCCCGCCTCCCACGAGGCGGCCAAGCCGTCGCTGAAGGCCATCGCGGAGGGCGCGCGGTACGCGTGGGGGCGCAAGGAACTCCTCGGCACCTACGCCGTCGACCTCGCCGCGATGTTCCTGGCGATGCCGCTGGCCCTGCTGCCGTTCCTCGCGGACGAGCTGGACGCGGACTGGTCGCTGGGCCTGATGTACGCGAGCGTCCCGCTCGGCGCGCTGCTGGTGAGCCTGGTCAGTGGCTGGACCGCGCGGATCCACCGGCACGGGCGGATGGTGGTCCTCTCGGCGGCCCTGTGGGGTTTGGCCATCGCGGCGGCCGGGATCATGAGCAACGTCTGGCTGGTGCTGTTGTTCCTCACCGTGGCCGGAGGATGCGACATGGTCAGCGGGATCTTCCGGGGGATCATGTGGAACCAGACGATCCCGGACGAGCTGCGCGGCCGGCTCGCCGGGATCGAACTGCTGTCGTACTCGGTGGGGCCGACCCTCGGCCAGGTCCGCAGCGGCGGTTTCGCCGCGTGGTGGGGCGTACGGACGTCCGTCTGGTCGGGCGGGGTGCTGTGCGCGGGCGCCGTGGGCCTGCTGGCCCTGTGCCTGCCGAAACTGATGACCTACGACGCACGCACGGACAAGCACGCGGCACAGGTGCGGGACCAGAGAGCCGCGGCCCAGGTGTGA
- the npdG gene encoding NADPH-dependent F420 reductase has translation MTSTDSAAQKAPAKDPWDLPDVSGLVVGVLGGTGPQGKGLAYRLARAGQKVIIGSRAADRAQAAADELGHGVEGADNAETARRSDIVIVAVPWEGHGKTLESLREELVGKLVVDCVNPLGFDKKGAYALKPEEGSAAEQAAALLPDSRVTAAFHHLSAVLLQDPEVEEIDTDVMVLGEERADVEIVQALAGRIPGMRGIFSGRLRNAHQVESLVANLISVNRRYKAHAGLRVTDV, from the coding sequence ATGACCTCTACCGACAGTGCTGCACAGAAGGCTCCCGCCAAGGACCCCTGGGACCTTCCCGACGTCTCCGGACTCGTCGTCGGCGTGCTCGGCGGGACCGGGCCGCAGGGCAAGGGCCTCGCCTACCGGCTCGCCCGCGCCGGGCAGAAGGTGATCATCGGCTCCCGGGCCGCCGACCGCGCACAGGCCGCCGCCGACGAGCTCGGGCACGGTGTCGAGGGCGCCGACAACGCCGAGACCGCGCGCCGCAGCGACATCGTGATCGTCGCCGTGCCGTGGGAGGGCCACGGCAAGACGCTGGAGTCGCTGCGCGAGGAACTCGTCGGCAAGCTCGTCGTCGACTGCGTCAACCCGCTCGGCTTCGACAAGAAGGGCGCCTACGCGCTGAAGCCGGAGGAGGGCAGCGCCGCGGAACAGGCGGCGGCCCTGCTCCCGGACTCGCGGGTCACCGCCGCCTTCCACCACCTGTCGGCCGTGCTGCTCCAGGACCCGGAGGTCGAGGAGATCGACACCGACGTCATGGTGCTCGGCGAGGAGCGGGCCGACGTGGAGATCGTGCAGGCGCTGGCCGGCCGTATCCCCGGGATGCGCGGCATCTTCTCGGGTCGGCTGCGCAACGCCCACCAGGTGGAGTCGCTGGTCGCCAACCTGATCTCGGTCAACCGGCGGTACAAGGCGCACGCGGGGCTGCGGGTCACGGACGTGTGA
- a CDS encoding site-2 protease family protein, with amino-acid sequence MTTATTRHSDRRISPVFIGIVAVTAVTGWATWTGFAERTDIAVFLFVTGAWIVSLCLHEYAHARTALHSGDISIGAKGYLTLNPLAYTHALLSIVLPVLFLIMGGIGLPGGAVFIERDRIRGRWRHSLISAAGPLTNVLFAIACTAPFWLDALDGVPLEFRFALAFLALLQVSAAILNFLPVPGLDGYGVIEPWLSHSVKRQIEPFAPFGLLFVFALLWVPQVNSVFFDLVHAVLNGLGVSEAEASIGWSLYRFW; translated from the coding sequence ATGACCACCGCCACCACCCGCCACAGCGACCGGCGGATCAGCCCCGTCTTCATCGGGATCGTCGCCGTGACGGCGGTGACGGGCTGGGCCACCTGGACCGGATTCGCCGAGCGGACGGACATCGCCGTCTTCCTGTTCGTGACCGGCGCCTGGATCGTGTCCCTCTGTCTGCACGAGTACGCGCATGCCCGCACCGCCCTGCACAGTGGCGATATCTCAATAGGGGCGAAGGGCTACCTGACCCTCAACCCTCTCGCCTATACCCATGCCCTGCTCAGCATCGTGCTCCCCGTCCTCTTCCTGATCATGGGCGGCATCGGCCTGCCCGGCGGCGCGGTGTTCATCGAACGCGACAGGATCCGCGGCCGCTGGCGGCACAGCCTGATCTCCGCGGCGGGCCCCCTCACGAACGTCCTGTTCGCGATCGCCTGCACGGCCCCGTTCTGGCTGGACGCCCTCGACGGCGTACCGCTGGAGTTCCGCTTCGCGCTGGCCTTCCTCGCCCTGCTCCAGGTCTCCGCCGCGATCCTGAACTTCCTGCCCGTCCCGGGCCTGGACGGCTACGGCGTCATCGAGCCCTGGCTCTCGCACAGCGTCAAGCGCCAGATCGAGCCCTTCGCCCCGTTCGGCCTGCTGTTCGTGTTCGCGCTGCTGTGGGTGCCGCAGGTCAACAGCGTGTTCTTCGACCTGGTGCACGCGGTCCTGAACGGACTCGGGGTCAGCGAAGCGGAGGCGTCGATCGGCTGGAGCCTCTACCGCTTCTGGTAG
- a CDS encoding DUF6578 domain-containing protein, giving the protein MGLWHVFYADWQIECCGTPFSVGEEVRWPLLFHAADDVLGGGWQDQLTELAGPVEQGAERVLRDRNGLVVGVGESVAAPGGSARFVGLVTVEAHGGRLPEVRGRVRCVQVVTQEYGETEPGSRTWEPVPGRRSLRSVDASPKWFAGGGGARSEAGLVVTLEVPDTDSVLSHTVRSVRGIPPGSPPGTETESLPADELAELLAGLSGA; this is encoded by the coding sequence ATGGGGCTGTGGCACGTGTTCTACGCGGACTGGCAGATCGAGTGCTGCGGTACGCCGTTCTCGGTGGGGGAGGAAGTGCGCTGGCCGCTGCTGTTCCATGCCGCCGACGACGTCCTCGGGGGCGGCTGGCAGGACCAGCTCACCGAGCTCGCCGGCCCGGTGGAACAGGGCGCCGAGCGGGTGCTGCGGGACAGGAACGGCCTGGTCGTCGGGGTCGGGGAGAGCGTTGCGGCACCGGGCGGCTCGGCCCGGTTCGTCGGGCTGGTCACGGTCGAGGCGCACGGGGGCCGGCTGCCCGAGGTCCGCGGCCGGGTGCGGTGCGTGCAGGTCGTGACACAGGAGTACGGCGAGACGGAGCCGGGTTCGAGGACCTGGGAGCCGGTGCCGGGGCGCCGGTCGCTGCGGTCGGTGGACGCGAGCCCGAAGTGGTTCGCCGGCGGCGGGGGCGCGCGGTCCGAGGCGGGGCTCGTGGTCACCCTGGAGGTCCCGGACACGGACTCGGTGCTGTCGCACACCGTCCGCAGCGTCCGGGGCATCCCGCCCGGCTCGCCGCCCGGTACGGAGACCGAGAGCCTGCCGGCCGACGAGCTCGCCGAGCTGCTGGCGGGGCTGAGCGGGGCGTGA